A genomic segment from Brucella pseudogrignonensis encodes:
- the rbsK gene encoding ribokinase gives MEVCHNRRYVLRQLQSWRIPLKIFIFGSVNVDVSARMPTLPRPGQTLNASGYGIGLGGKGANQAVAVAKLGGDVRFVGAVGNDAFGQLAVKEMQQFGLNTDGVKRIDGVDTGIAIIQVEEAGQNTIVVCAGANANWTATDIDAYASDIAKAKITLLQREVPHDVNLAVAKAVKAAGGTVLLDPAPVGDASRMADLIALSEIISPNETEAAEITGIEPTDIASAEAAARQLLERGPKIVIVKLGGRGSLLVTADEVKHFEPFKVNVVDTVAAGDSFNGGFAVAYSQGQSLHDCVRFASASGAIAVTRVGAGSAAPTAHEVAELLQKQP, from the coding sequence ATGGAAGTTTGCCACAACCGACGCTATGTTCTGCGGCAATTACAATCGTGGAGAATTCCATTGAAAATTTTCATTTTCGGCAGTGTGAACGTAGATGTCAGCGCCCGTATGCCAACACTGCCACGTCCCGGCCAGACGCTCAATGCTTCCGGCTATGGCATTGGTCTTGGCGGTAAGGGTGCCAATCAGGCGGTTGCGGTGGCAAAGCTTGGCGGCGACGTCCGTTTCGTCGGAGCGGTCGGCAACGATGCCTTTGGCCAATTGGCTGTCAAGGAAATGCAGCAGTTTGGCCTTAACACCGATGGTGTTAAAAGGATCGATGGTGTCGATACCGGCATCGCGATTATTCAGGTTGAAGAAGCCGGGCAGAACACGATTGTTGTTTGCGCTGGTGCCAATGCAAACTGGACCGCTACTGATATCGATGCCTATGCGTCTGACATTGCGAAAGCAAAAATCACACTCTTGCAGCGTGAAGTGCCGCATGACGTCAATCTTGCTGTTGCAAAGGCTGTGAAAGCTGCCGGTGGCACCGTGTTGCTTGATCCCGCACCGGTGGGTGATGCAAGCCGTATGGCCGATCTGATTGCGTTGAGCGAAATCATCTCGCCCAACGAAACCGAAGCTGCTGAAATCACCGGCATTGAACCAACCGATATTGCATCGGCGGAAGCTGCTGCCCGCCAGCTTCTCGAACGCGGTCCAAAGATCGTTATCGTTAAGCTTGGTGGTCGCGGCTCATTGCTTGTGACAGCTGATGAGGTCAAACACTTTGAGCCGTTCAAGGTCAATGTGGTGGATACGGTTGCAGCTGGAGACAGTTTCAATGGTGGCTTCGCTGTTGCCTATTCGCAGGGTCAGTCGCTGCATGATTGCGTGCGCTTTGCCTCGGCTTCCGGTGCGATTGCCGTGACGCGTGTGGGCGCTGGATCTGCTGCGCCAACGGCCCACGAAGTGGCCGAACTTCTGCAAAAACAGCCATAA
- a CDS encoding ADP-ribosylglycohydrolase family protein, translated as MKAWELTRDLLRDTKPVIRTAEEQTWDASAVMKAQDDLVAMFWKSNVPGSAAPECLMAGALQSLENKGYVLAPYAELLRDGLAALERSDFETLYRIDMRLRILMRAAKPDPEHPSQKTIRFASWDAFDASVKWPEDVAYPIQSDDFRDRTAGAWMAQLVGAAAGTALEGYTAENIMEVFGPIRDYVREPNTYNDDITFEIAFLEAFGEKGSSVTSADIAERWTSLIPLGWSAEAIALSNMRRGLTAPETGTSDNPFDEWIGAQMRGTICGMVVPGRAREAARLAWMDAEISHAGNGILGEVFNAVMAARAFAVQNTRELLVSTAALFSTETEYGAVLAFALDACRTADNWQDAWAKCDAEYAEYNWIHVTPNAAAQVVALWFGEGDFDQTLEIVCGIGHDVDCNAAQILSMIAIQHGPGIIAERWSKPLLADDIVTYMRRPAKISFNALVDQTVRAARNAL; from the coding sequence ATGAAAGCCTGGGAGCTGACACGCGATCTGCTGCGCGACACGAAGCCTGTTATACGCACCGCAGAAGAGCAGACATGGGACGCAAGCGCCGTCATGAAGGCGCAGGACGATCTCGTGGCCATGTTCTGGAAAAGCAATGTGCCGGGTTCAGCAGCACCCGAATGCCTGATGGCTGGCGCTCTGCAATCACTTGAAAACAAGGGCTATGTGCTGGCACCCTATGCAGAGCTTCTGCGCGACGGGCTTGCAGCACTGGAGCGCTCCGATTTTGAAACGCTCTATCGCATTGATATGCGTTTGCGCATACTCATGCGTGCGGCAAAGCCCGATCCCGAGCATCCATCGCAGAAAACCATCCGCTTTGCATCATGGGACGCGTTTGACGCGAGCGTGAAGTGGCCGGAAGATGTCGCTTACCCTATCCAGTCTGATGATTTCCGCGACCGCACCGCAGGCGCATGGATGGCGCAGTTGGTGGGCGCTGCGGCTGGCACAGCACTTGAGGGCTATACGGCTGAGAATATCATGGAGGTTTTCGGTCCGATCCGCGATTATGTGCGCGAGCCCAACACTTATAATGACGACATCACCTTTGAGATCGCCTTTCTGGAAGCCTTTGGCGAAAAGGGTTCTTCTGTGACCAGCGCCGACATTGCCGAACGCTGGACCTCGCTGATCCCGCTTGGCTGGTCGGCGGAGGCAATCGCCCTTTCCAATATGCGTCGCGGCCTCACGGCGCCTGAAACCGGCACGTCCGACAATCCGTTCGATGAATGGATCGGCGCTCAGATGCGCGGCACAATCTGCGGCATGGTCGTGCCGGGACGTGCGCGTGAAGCTGCCCGCCTTGCCTGGATGGATGCTGAAATCTCCCACGCCGGAAACGGAATCCTGGGAGAAGTTTTCAATGCCGTCATGGCGGCACGCGCCTTTGCGGTTCAAAACACGCGCGAATTGCTGGTCTCAACCGCAGCGCTTTTCTCGACCGAAACAGAATATGGCGCGGTTCTCGCTTTCGCGCTTGATGCCTGCCGCACTGCTGACAACTGGCAGGATGCCTGGGCAAAATGCGACGCCGAATATGCCGAGTATAACTGGATTCACGTCACGCCAAATGCTGCGGCACAAGTTGTGGCACTCTGGTTCGGCGAAGGTGACTTCGACCAGACGCTGGAAATCGTCTGCGGCATCGGCCATGACGTTGACTGCAATGCCGCGCAGATTCTGAGCATGATCGCCATCCAGCACGGCCCCGGCATTATTGCGGAACGCTGGTCAAAGCCACTCCTCGCCGACGACATCGTCACCTATATGCGTCGCCCGGCAAAAATCTCCTTCAATGCGCTTGTCGACCAGACAGTTCGTGCAGCGCGCAACGCTCTTTAA
- a CDS encoding nucleoside hydrolase, which yields MARKIIIDTDPGQDDAVAILLALASPELDILGITAVAGNGPLARTEINARTICEVAKKPDTKVFAGSIRPLVRPLVTAENVHGKTGLDGYDLPAPTMPLQAQHGVDFIIETLMKEEAGTVTLCPLGPLTNIASALIREPKIAERVKEIVLMGGGYFEGGNITPSAEFNIYVDPHAAAVVFKSGIQITMMPLDVTHKVLTTEKRIAAIRGLGTHVGEVVAAWLEFFERYDEAKYGTDGGPLHDPNVIAYLLKPELYSGRHCNVEIEINSELTIGETVVDWWEVTDRPKNALFIKDVDADGFFTLLTERLATL from the coding sequence ATGGCCCGTAAAATCATTATCGATACCGATCCCGGTCAGGACGATGCAGTCGCCATTCTTCTGGCGCTCGCAAGCCCTGAGCTCGACATTCTCGGCATTACAGCGGTTGCTGGCAACGGCCCACTGGCTCGCACTGAAATCAATGCCCGTACCATCTGTGAAGTTGCAAAAAAGCCGGACACAAAAGTATTTGCAGGCTCCATCCGTCCGCTGGTCCGCCCGCTCGTGACGGCTGAAAACGTCCATGGCAAGACTGGCCTTGACGGTTATGATCTGCCTGCACCCACCATGCCGCTTCAGGCGCAGCATGGCGTTGATTTCATTATCGAAACACTGATGAAGGAAGAAGCTGGCACCGTCACTCTCTGCCCGCTCGGCCCTCTCACGAATATTGCCTCAGCCCTCATCCGCGAGCCGAAGATCGCAGAACGCGTCAAGGAAATCGTACTGATGGGCGGCGGCTATTTCGAGGGCGGCAACATCACGCCATCGGCGGAGTTCAACATCTATGTCGATCCACATGCAGCCGCGGTTGTGTTCAAATCAGGCATTCAAATCACCATGATGCCGCTTGATGTCACGCACAAGGTGCTGACCACCGAGAAGCGCATCGCAGCCATTCGCGGCCTCGGCACGCATGTCGGCGAAGTGGTTGCTGCATGGCTTGAATTCTTCGAGCGCTATGATGAAGCAAAATACGGCACTGATGGTGGCCCGCTGCATGACCCGAACGTCATCGCCTATCTGCTGAAGCCTGAACTTTATTCAGGCCGTCATTGCAACGTGGAAATCGAGATCAATTCGGAACTGACCATCGGTGAAACAGTCGTCGATTGGTGGGAGGTAACAGATCGTCCAAAGAATGCGCTCTTCATCAAGGATGTCGATGCGGATGGCTTCTTCACGTTGCTGACAGAGCGCCTCGCAACGCTCTAA
- a CDS encoding ABC transporter permease, whose amino-acid sequence MRRFISYLIPFFLTVLVIGVIMALLIVPLALMQDNPAGVLKTFFLGPFGSIRHMGNVVEAATPIMLTGLAITILFRSGLFNLGAESGFFLGALGAVAGAVLLPSLGWFTLPVAILCGAVAGSFACTIPAALRLRFGASEMVTSLVLNYAFLFLGLFVLNYVIRDPAAGGMMSMRIPPEAKLDRLLAGTRLNSGSIIAILACIAGGIWLYWTRSGLNIRIAGSSPGFANHLGLPLKGIIMRAQIVGGLVAGMAGALEVLGLHNRFSWLDLPGYGWTGLVVAILGRENPFLLIPAALFLGFVQIGGDLLARNMNIPTEVVGLITAAIMVGATAGVIHNHPTVLRVIRNLRNREGEQL is encoded by the coding sequence ATGCGTAGATTTATATCCTATCTTATTCCCTTCTTTCTGACCGTCTTGGTGATCGGCGTCATCATGGCGCTGCTCATTGTGCCATTGGCCCTGATGCAGGATAATCCGGCTGGTGTGCTCAAAACCTTCTTCCTCGGGCCATTCGGCAGCATTCGCCATATGGGCAATGTGGTGGAAGCGGCAACACCGATCATGCTGACGGGCCTTGCCATCACCATTCTTTTCCGGTCTGGCCTTTTTAATCTCGGTGCGGAAAGCGGCTTCTTCCTTGGAGCACTGGGTGCCGTTGCGGGTGCCGTTCTGCTGCCATCGCTTGGCTGGTTCACACTGCCGGTCGCCATTTTGTGCGGCGCCGTTGCGGGCAGCTTTGCCTGTACGATCCCGGCAGCGCTGCGCCTGCGCTTTGGCGCATCTGAAATGGTGACATCGCTGGTTCTCAACTATGCCTTCCTGTTTCTTGGACTGTTTGTGCTCAATTATGTGATCCGCGACCCGGCTGCAGGCGGCATGATGTCCATGCGCATTCCACCCGAAGCAAAGCTTGACCGGCTTCTGGCAGGCACGCGCTTGAACTCCGGCTCGATCATTGCCATTCTCGCCTGTATCGCAGGTGGCATCTGGCTTTACTGGACACGTTCCGGCCTCAATATCCGCATTGCAGGCTCCAGTCCCGGATTTGCAAACCATCTGGGCCTGCCGCTCAAAGGCATCATCATGCGCGCGCAAATTGTGGGTGGTTTGGTGGCGGGAATGGCGGGTGCGCTGGAAGTTCTGGGCCTGCATAACCGCTTCTCATGGCTCGATCTGCCCGGTTATGGCTGGACGGGTCTGGTGGTCGCCATCCTTGGTCGCGAAAACCCGTTTCTCCTCATTCCGGCAGCACTGTTTCTGGGCTTTGTTCAGATTGGCGGCGATCTTCTCGCGCGCAATATGAATATTCCCACCGAAGTTGTTGGGCTCATAACTGCTGCCATTATGGTGGGAGCAACCGCCGGGGTGATTCATAATCATCCGACAGTGCTGCGTGTGATCCGCAACCTACGCAATCGGGAAGGAGAACAGTTATGA
- a CDS encoding ABC transporter permease yields MSAVLAQILDPAFIATILRVATPLLLAALGVMISDRAGVLNIGMEGMMLIAALIAVLASAATGSPAIGLLAALIVGAFLGWLMSLSVNKLRTDLIMTGIALNIAAAAGTTLGLFLATGDKGMSGALKSGALPSFAIPYIGNIHILSFAALLAVPAVSLLMMRTRFGLHLRATGVDPKSARAAGIHTGRVQMQALILSGIFGGAAGAYLSLGYVTWFGQNMTAGRGFIAIAAEVMGQGTAWGTLVASLVLAAAESLAITLQSLGLPFELMQMIPYLVPVVVLTVHAARRQRRARQLKKS; encoded by the coding sequence ATGAGCGCAGTTCTTGCACAAATTCTCGATCCAGCCTTTATCGCAACCATTCTGCGTGTCGCCACCCCCTTGTTGCTGGCAGCGCTGGGCGTAATGATTTCCGATCGTGCAGGTGTGTTGAATATCGGCATGGAAGGCATGATGCTGATTGCAGCGCTGATTGCGGTTCTCGCAAGTGCGGCGACGGGAAGCCCGGCCATCGGTCTCCTCGCAGCCCTTATAGTCGGTGCCTTTCTTGGTTGGCTTATGTCCCTGTCGGTCAACAAGCTCCGCACCGATCTCATTATGACCGGCATCGCACTCAATATTGCTGCGGCAGCAGGCACCACGCTGGGGCTATTTCTTGCCACCGGCGACAAGGGCATGTCGGGCGCACTGAAAAGCGGCGCGTTGCCAAGTTTTGCCATTCCTTATATCGGCAATATCCATATTCTGAGCTTTGCCGCATTGCTGGCTGTTCCAGCCGTCAGCCTTTTGATGATGCGGACACGGTTTGGACTCCATCTGCGCGCAACCGGTGTTGATCCGAAATCGGCACGTGCAGCAGGCATTCACACCGGACGCGTTCAGATGCAGGCGCTCATACTTTCGGGCATCTTTGGCGGTGCGGCAGGCGCCTATCTCTCGCTCGGCTATGTGACATGGTTCGGCCAGAACATGACTGCTGGCCGTGGCTTCATTGCCATTGCAGCCGAAGTGATGGGACAGGGAACAGCGTGGGGAACGCTGGTCGCAAGTCTTGTACTGGCTGCAGCGGAATCGCTGGCAATCACCCTGCAAAGCCTCGGACTGCCGTTCGAGTTGATGCAGATGATCCCTTATCTCGTGCCCGTTGTGGTGCTGACGGTACACGCCGCAAGAAGACAGCGGCGTGCAAGACAGTTGAAGAAATCCTGA
- a CDS encoding BMP family ABC transporter substrate-binding protein, producing MFKFTRRGMFHIVLALAGSTAMGTVATTAAQAQDKILLIINGALGDKSFFDSAANGMKMIKDKYGDDVETKILEIGDDPTKWEPVFLDASEQDWDLIIGGTYQMSETVGSVAQQYPDKKYVLYDASVPYEEGGYDNVYSIQYKQNEGSYLGGMLAASLLKDGKLGEAGNKLGFLGGMDIPVINDFLVGYIAGAQAVEPDVKVAISYAGSFMDAAKGKELGLAQYRAGVPLGFVVASQTGLGQLSAAKETGKYVLGVDSDQEAIFKDSDPAMAKQVVSSVLKNVDVSLLQAYDRFKEGNLPFGKAEALGLKEGAVGIVQDGNMASMASQETKDAIKKASDEISEGKISVPTAFGMSTEDLNAIRNKVRP from the coding sequence GTGTTCAAGTTCACCAGACGGGGAATGTTTCATATTGTTCTCGCTCTCGCCGGATCCACGGCGATGGGCACAGTTGCCACCACGGCAGCTCAGGCTCAGGACAAGATCCTGCTCATCATCAATGGCGCGCTCGGCGATAAATCTTTCTTCGATTCCGCCGCCAATGGCATGAAGATGATCAAGGACAAATATGGCGACGACGTCGAAACCAAGATTCTCGAAATCGGTGACGATCCAACCAAGTGGGAACCCGTGTTCCTCGATGCCTCTGAACAGGACTGGGATCTGATCATCGGCGGCACCTACCAGATGTCGGAAACCGTAGGCTCCGTTGCGCAGCAATATCCGGACAAAAAATATGTCCTCTATGATGCAAGCGTGCCTTACGAAGAAGGCGGCTATGACAACGTTTATTCCATCCAGTACAAACAGAACGAAGGCTCTTATCTCGGCGGGATGCTGGCGGCCTCGCTGCTGAAAGACGGCAAGCTCGGTGAAGCAGGCAATAAGCTGGGTTTCCTTGGCGGCATGGACATTCCCGTGATCAACGACTTCCTCGTTGGTTATATTGCGGGTGCGCAAGCCGTTGAGCCGGATGTAAAGGTTGCGATTTCCTATGCCGGTTCCTTCATGGATGCGGCGAAGGGCAAAGAGCTTGGCCTTGCCCAGTATCGTGCTGGCGTGCCCCTCGGCTTTGTCGTTGCCTCGCAGACCGGCCTCGGCCAGCTTTCGGCGGCAAAAGAAACCGGAAAATATGTGCTGGGCGTCGATTCCGATCAGGAAGCCATCTTCAAGGACAGCGATCCGGCCATGGCCAAGCAGGTCGTCAGCTCCGTTTTGAAAAACGTTGATGTCAGCCTTTTGCAGGCCTATGACCGCTTCAAGGAAGGCAATCTCCCATTCGGCAAGGCCGAAGCGCTGGGCCTCAAGGAAGGCGCTGTCGGCATTGTGCAGGATGGCAACATGGCTTCCATGGCCTCACAGGAAACCAAAGACGCTATTAAAAAAGCGTCTGATGAAATTTCTGAAGGCAAAATCTCCGTTCCAACCGCATTTGGCATGAGCACAGAGGATCTTAACGCGATCCGCAACAAGGTTCGTCCATAA
- a CDS encoding ABC transporter ATP-binding protein — protein sequence MSFLTLSNISRYYGKFAAVDNFNLEIEKGEFISLLGPSGCGKTTTLQMIAGLVPPSSGTITLDGREITRLAPAKRELGVVFQSYALFPHMTVAQNVSFGLEMRKVPKAEREKRVRDVLELVRLSALADRYPREMSGGQRQRVAIARALVINPPVLLLDEPLSNLDAQLREEMQFELRRIQRTVGITTIMVTHDQAEALSISDRIVVMEKGLITQVDAPYKLYEHPHNHFISNFVGKSNFLKAHADGEHITLADTQIRFPAKDVSASGEVSVFIRPEKVHLVDEDQGHVSGEVTTRYFMGAQWLLGVLTPAGMLSVALPNLGNPPPIEGSRVGLSWDHEHCRVLEKGAH from the coding sequence ATGAGCTTTTTGACCCTTTCCAATATTTCCCGTTATTACGGCAAGTTCGCAGCCGTCGATAACTTCAATCTGGAGATTGAAAAGGGAGAGTTCATCTCGCTTCTGGGTCCTTCGGGCTGCGGCAAGACGACAACCTTGCAGATGATTGCTGGCCTTGTGCCGCCATCGTCCGGTACGATCACACTGGATGGCCGCGAGATCACCCGCCTTGCGCCAGCCAAGCGCGAACTGGGCGTGGTCTTTCAGAGCTATGCACTCTTCCCGCATATGACGGTTGCGCAGAATGTGAGCTTCGGTCTTGAAATGCGCAAAGTGCCAAAGGCCGAGCGCGAAAAGCGCGTTCGCGATGTGCTGGAACTGGTGCGTCTGAGCGCCTTAGCTGATCGTTATCCGCGTGAAATGTCCGGTGGTCAGCGTCAGCGTGTGGCGATTGCCCGCGCACTTGTCATCAATCCTCCGGTGTTATTGCTTGATGAGCCGCTTTCCAATCTTGATGCGCAGCTGCGTGAAGAAATGCAGTTTGAACTGCGCCGCATTCAGCGCACGGTTGGCATCACCACGATCATGGTAACACATGATCAGGCGGAAGCGCTGTCGATCAGCGATCGCATCGTGGTGATGGAAAAAGGTCTGATCACGCAGGTTGATGCGCCTTACAAGCTCTATGAGCATCCGCATAACCACTTCATTTCCAACTTTGTTGGCAAGTCGAATTTCCTCAAAGCCCATGCCGATGGGGAGCACATTACGCTGGCTGATACGCAGATCCGTTTCCCTGCGAAGGACGTGTCTGCTTCGGGCGAAGTTTCTGTGTTCATTCGGCCGGAAAAAGTGCATCTCGTTGATGAAGATCAGGGCCATGTCAGCGGTGAAGTCACGACACGTTACTTTATGGGCGCACAGTGGCTGCTCGGCGTGCTGACGCCTGCCGGCATGTTGTCGGTCGCTTTGCCAAATCTCGGCAACCCGCCGCCCATCGAAGGCAGCAGGGTCGGCTTATCATGGGATCATGAGCATTGCCGTGTTCTTGAGAAGGGGGCGCACTGA
- a CDS encoding ABC transporter ATP-binding protein, translating into MEKQSGTVEGGDAIVAFRDVSKVYPNGTVALRDVSFSIRAGSIHAICGENGAGKSTLMKILFGIENATAGEMIVDGQTILSWSPEDAAARGIGMVHQHFSLVPTLSVTENIILGHEPVKGGFIDRVSARKTVEELMQHYDLHADPDAITGTLSVAAQQKIEILKALARRTRLLILDEPTAVLSPPEIEELMRRLKALRDEGITILFISHKLNEVRELAESVTVLRAGAVAGTEKLADVPDDAIMQMVMGHAVEIPQRAHKLDATQTVLEMKGVTIEALDPADRIRDVNLTIGAGEIVGVAGVDGSGQRGLVSALSGLMHASQGTITLNGADMCAADTASWRKKGLAYLPADRFSQGGAPGLSLAENTIAGTDGDRNTDFGPFLRWSAIKARVSGMIKQYSVRAGAITERLDSLSGGNAQKLIAARELATNPKFLIADQPTRGIDVSAAAFLHRRIDEVAQGGCAVLLVSADLDELLRLSDRIVVFFNGRIVAVLKNGPDITPAVLGPYMLGTRA; encoded by the coding sequence GTGGAAAAACAATCTGGAACCGTTGAAGGCGGCGATGCAATCGTCGCCTTCCGAGATGTGAGCAAGGTCTATCCAAACGGCACTGTAGCACTGCGAGATGTGTCCTTTTCGATCCGCGCCGGTTCGATCCACGCCATTTGCGGCGAGAACGGCGCTGGCAAATCCACACTGATGAAAATCCTGTTCGGCATCGAAAATGCCACTGCAGGCGAGATGATCGTTGACGGCCAGACGATCTTATCATGGTCGCCGGAAGATGCCGCTGCCCGAGGCATCGGCATGGTGCATCAGCATTTTTCGCTGGTGCCGACACTGAGCGTCACCGAAAATATTATTCTCGGCCATGAGCCGGTAAAAGGCGGCTTTATCGACCGTGTTAGCGCGCGCAAAACCGTCGAAGAGCTGATGCAGCATTATGATCTGCATGCCGATCCGGATGCGATCACAGGCACGCTTTCGGTTGCAGCCCAGCAGAAGATCGAAATCCTCAAGGCGCTGGCGCGGCGCACAAGGCTGCTGATCCTGGATGAGCCGACCGCCGTTCTTTCGCCCCCCGAAATTGAAGAGCTGATGCGGAGGCTGAAAGCCCTGCGCGATGAAGGCATCACCATTCTCTTCATTTCTCATAAGCTCAATGAAGTGCGCGAACTGGCCGAAAGCGTCACGGTTTTGCGTGCAGGCGCGGTTGCAGGAACCGAAAAGCTCGCCGATGTGCCAGACGACGCCATCATGCAGATGGTTATGGGCCATGCGGTCGAAATCCCGCAACGCGCACATAAGCTCGACGCAACGCAAACAGTGCTTGAAATGAAGGGCGTCACCATTGAAGCCCTCGACCCTGCCGACCGTATCCGCGATGTAAACCTTACCATTGGCGCAGGCGAAATCGTCGGTGTTGCGGGTGTGGATGGCAGCGGCCAGCGCGGACTGGTTTCCGCTTTGTCTGGTCTGATGCACGCATCTCAAGGTACAATCACCCTGAACGGTGCAGATATGTGTGCCGCCGACACGGCCAGCTGGCGCAAAAAAGGCCTGGCCTATCTGCCTGCCGACCGCTTTTCACAAGGCGGTGCGCCGGGCTTGTCTCTGGCTGAAAATACGATTGCTGGCACGGATGGAGACCGCAACACTGATTTTGGCCCGTTTCTACGCTGGAGCGCGATCAAAGCGCGTGTCAGCGGCATGATTAAACAATATTCGGTGCGTGCAGGTGCGATCACCGAAAGGCTCGACTCGCTGTCGGGCGGCAATGCGCAGAAGCTGATTGCCGCGCGCGAACTTGCCACCAATCCTAAATTCCTGATCGCCGATCAGCCAACACGCGGCATTGATGTTTCAGCAGCAGCCTTCCTGCATCGCCGCATCGATGAAGTGGCGCAGGGCGGCTGCGCTGTGCTTCTCGTTAGTGCCGATCTCGATGAACTGCTGCGGCTAAGCGATCGCATCGTGGTGTTCTTCAATGGCCGGATTGTTGCCGTCCTCAAGAACGGACCCGATATTACGCCGGCAGTCCTTGGACCTTATATGCTGGGCACGCGAGCATGA
- a CDS encoding IclR family transcriptional regulator, whose amino-acid sequence MDDISENMKSGAALNSSLVKAIHILKGLASSTEDGVRLIDLARDLELSQPSAHRLLKTLIAENLVEQLPDKKAYRLSLEFFAMAAQARQRDGILSLARPSLLRLSTTFNDTVFLLVRSNFDAVCLDRVEGPFPIRSYTGDIGGKVPLGIGQGSLAILSFLPEEEREAIIRFNMPRILDKATIDEVDLRIMIAEVRETGASTFNFNMIDGMAGLGVPVLNRNGEAVAALSIGTLASRLTEKRQHTITELLQREAAAISEKLNPFDPALRHPSQAFVK is encoded by the coding sequence ATGGATGATATATCAGAGAATATGAAATCTGGCGCCGCGCTTAACTCAAGTTTGGTGAAGGCAATTCATATTTTAAAAGGTCTGGCCAGTAGCACCGAAGACGGTGTCCGCCTGATTGATCTGGCCCGCGATCTGGAATTAAGCCAGCCTTCGGCCCATCGTTTGCTCAAGACGCTGATTGCGGAAAACCTTGTCGAACAGCTTCCCGACAAGAAGGCCTATCGTCTGTCGCTCGAATTTTTTGCCATGGCAGCGCAAGCACGTCAGCGCGATGGAATTTTGAGCCTCGCCCGTCCTTCCCTCTTGCGACTTTCAACCACCTTCAACGATACCGTCTTCCTGCTCGTGCGCAGCAATTTCGATGCGGTCTGTCTTGACCGTGTGGAAGGGCCATTTCCGATCCGCTCTTATACTGGCGATATCGGTGGCAAGGTGCCGCTTGGCATCGGCCAGGGCAGCCTTGCCATTCTGTCCTTTCTGCCGGAAGAAGAGCGCGAGGCGATCATCCGTTTCAACATGCCCCGCATTCTGGATAAGGCCACCATTGACGAGGTTGATCTTCGCATCATGATCGCGGAGGTGCGCGAAACTGGCGCATCCACCTTCAACTTCAACATGATTGACGGCATGGCGGGCTTAGGCGTTCCAGTATTAAACCGCAATGGCGAAGCGGTAGCGGCACTCAGCATCGGCACACTGGCCTCGAGACTCACCGAAAAACGTCAGCACACGATCACGGAACTTTTGCAGCGTGAAGCAGCCGCTATTTCCGAGAAACTCAACCCTTTTGACCCGGCTTTACGTCACCCCAGTCAGGCATTCGTGAAATAA